In the Persephonella hydrogeniphila genome, one interval contains:
- a CDS encoding tRNA (5-methylaminomethyl-2-thiouridine)(34)-methyltransferase MnmD, which yields MDSKIITADGTETFINQEYNEAYHSTKAGAYTESLLKFVLPCKIDKLSKEKEKLDILDVGFGLGYNVAVCVKVAKENNPDVFLNIFSIEKDTSVFEKIRQLNIPDELKEIYRDILKGKFENSRYIAESNSFRLEIVFDDARKVLKKINKKFDAVFYDAFSPKVNTEMWTVEIFRVVKDLMKEEAVLSTYSASLAVRKGLLEAGFKIGLVEPVGRKSYSTVATIKGDIPPLTEKEKTRIEKSPYAVPYRDNEHLNLPREVIKENWKSIVNQKLRKS from the coding sequence ATGGACAGTAAGATAATAACAGCAGACGGAACAGAGACATTTATAAATCAGGAGTACAATGAAGCCTACCACAGCACAAAGGCAGGTGCGTATACAGAAAGTCTTCTGAAGTTTGTTCTTCCCTGCAAAATAGATAAACTTTCAAAAGAAAAGGAAAAACTTGATATATTAGATGTAGGCTTTGGTCTGGGATACAATGTGGCAGTATGTGTAAAAGTAGCTAAAGAAAATAATCCTGATGTATTTCTGAATATCTTTTCCATAGAAAAAGATACCTCTGTTTTTGAAAAGATAAGACAGCTAAATATACCTGACGAATTGAAGGAGATATACAGAGATATCTTAAAGGGAAAATTTGAAAACAGCAGATACATAGCTGAATCTAACTCTTTCAGACTTGAGATAGTATTTGATGATGCAAGAAAAGTACTCAAGAAGATAAACAAAAAATTTGATGCTGTTTTTTACGATGCATTTTCCCCCAAGGTAAACACAGAGATGTGGACTGTCGAAATATTCAGAGTAGTAAAAGATCTGATGAAAGAAGAAGCTGTGCTCTCAACATACAGCGCATCTCTTGCGGTAAGGAAAGGTCTTTTAGAAGCAGGTTTCAAGATAGGACTTGTTGAACCTGTAGGGAGAAAAAGCTACTCAACAGTTGCAACAATAAAAGGAGACATACCTCCTTTAACAGAAAAGGAAAAAACTAGGATAGAAAAATCTCCTTACGCTGTACCTTACAGAGATAATGAACATCTTAATCTTCCGAGAGAAGTAATCAAAGAAAACTGGAAATCTATTGTGAATCAAAAACTTAGAAAATCCTAA